Proteins encoded in a region of the Odocoileus virginianus isolate 20LAN1187 ecotype Illinois chromosome 9, Ovbor_1.2, whole genome shotgun sequence genome:
- the EDEM2 gene encoding ER degradation-enhancing alpha-mannosidase-like protein 2, whose product MLFRLLVPLGLLCALLPLHHGAPGPDGTAPDPAHYRERVKAMFYHAYDSYLENAFPYDELRPLTCDGHDTWGSFSLTLIDALDTLLILGNVSEFQRVVEVLQDNVDFDIDVNASVFETNIRVVGGLLSAHLLSKKAGVEVEAGWPCSGPLLRMAEEAARKLLPAFQTPTGMPYGTVNLLHGVNPGETPVTCTAGIGTFIVEFATLSSLTGDPVFEDVARVALMRLWESRSDIGLVGNHIDVLTGKWVAQDAGIGAGVDSYFEYLVKGAILLQDKKLMAMFLEYNKAIRNYTRFDDWYLWVQMYKGTVSMPVFQSLEAYWPGLQSLIGDIDNAMRTFLNYYTVWKQFGGLPEFYNIPQGYTVEKREGYPLRPELIESAMYLYRATGDPTLLELGRDAVESIEKISKVECGFATIKDLRDHKLDNRMESFFLAETVKYLYLLFDPTNFIHNNGSTFDAVITPYGECVLGAGGYIFNTEAHPIDPAALHCCRRLKEEQWEVEDLMREFYSLKRKRSRFQKKTMSSGPWEPPGGPGTFSSPENHERAREKKPARRQIPLLSCPSQPFTSKLALLGQVFLDSS is encoded by the exons ATGCTTTTCCGGCTGCTCGTCCCGCTTGGCCTCCTGTGTGCGCTGCTGCCCCTGCACCATGGTGCACCCGGCCCTGATGGCACCGCACCCGACCCCGCCCACTACAG GGAGCGAGTCAAAGCCATGTTCTACCACGCCTACGACAGCTACCTGGAGAATGCCTTTCCCTACGATGAGCTGCGACCTCTCACCTGTGATGGGCACGACACCTGGGGCAG TTTTTCTCTGACTCTGATTGATGCTCTGGACACCTTGCTG ATTTTGGGGAATGTCTCAGAATTCCAAAGAGTGGTTGAAGTGCTCCAGGACAATGTGGACTTTGATATTGACGTGAATGCCTCTGTGTTTGAAACCAACATCCGAG tGGTAGGAGGACTTCTTTCGGCTCACCTGCTATCAAAGAAGGCTGGGGTGGAAGTGGAGGCTGGATGGCCCTGCTCAGGGCCTCTCCTGAGGATGGCGGAGGAGGCAGCCCGGAAACTCCTCCCAG CCTTTCAGACCCCCACTGGCATGCCATATGGCACGGTGAACCTGCTTCACGGCGTGAACCCGGGAGAGACCCCTGTCACCTGTACGGCAGGCATCGGGACCTTCATCGTGGAATTTGCCACCCTCAGCAGCCTCACCGGTGACCCCGTGTTTGAAGACGTGGCCAGAGTGGCCCTGATGCGCCTCTGGGAGAGCCGGTCGGACATTGGGCTG GTTGGCAACCACATCGACGTGCTCACTGGCAAATGGGTGGCCCAGGATGCGGGCATCGGGGCTGGCGTGGACTCCTACTTTGAGTACCTGGTGAAAGGAGCCATCCTGCTTCAGGATAAAAAACTCATGGCCATGTTCCTAG AATATAACAAAGCCATTCGGAATTACACCCGCTTTGATGACTGGTACCTATGGGTGCAGATGTACAAGGGGACTGTGTCCATGCCAGTCTTCCAGTCTCTGGAGGCATACTGGCCTGGTCTGCAG AGCCTCATTGGGGACATTGACAATGCCATGAGGACCTTCCTCAATTACTACACCGTCTGGAAGCAATTTGGGGGGCTCCCAGAATTCTACAACATTCCTCAGGGATATACAGTGGAGAAGCGAGAGGGCTACCCGCTTCGGCCAG AACTCATTGAGAGTGCCATGTACCTCTACCGTGCCACGGGGGATCCCACCCTCTTAGAACTCGGAAGAGATGCTGTGGAATCCATCGAGAAAATCAGCAAGGTGGAGTGTGGATTTGCCACA ATCAAAGATCTGCGGGACCACAAGCTTGACAACCGCATGGAGTCTTTCTTCCTGGCCGAGACTGTGAAATACCTCTATCTGCTGTTTGATCCGACCAACTTTATCCACAACAACGGCTCCACCTTCGATGCAGTGATCACCCCCTATGGGGAGTGCGTCTTGGGGGCCGGGGGTTATATCTTCAACACAGAAGCACACCCCATCGACCCCGCTGCCCTGCACTGTTGCCGGAGGCTGAAGGAGGAACAGTGGGAAGTGGAAGATTTGATGAGGGAATTCTACTCTCTCAAACGGAAAAGGTCAAGATTTCAGAAGAAAACTATGAGCTCCGGGCCATGGGAACCCCCAGGAGGGCCTGGAACATTCTCCTCCCCTGAAAACCATGAGCGGGCAAGGGAAAAGAAGCCTGCCAGACGGCAAATCCCACTTCTCAGCTGCCCTAGTCAGCCTTTTACCTCGAAGCTGGCATTACTGGGACAGGTTTTCCTAGATTCCTCATAA